tcaagtgtctcggggttgtaacgtggacgaattgaATAATTCTATCTGGTTTAGTGGTCCACAGTTCCTCCTAGAAGACCCTGCGTTATGGCCAACAACCACCCACTTCCAGCTCTCTCCAGGAGACGAAGCATTAGAGAAGAAACGGAACGCAACAGTTTTAGTTGTTCAAGCAAATGAATCGCATCCAATTATGGAACTCACtctcctcatcaaaaactgcTTCGTATTGTCGCTTACATATTAAGATGGATAAAACGCATTAGAAACCCATCTGCGACATTCACACAAATGCTGACGGCTGAggatattaaattaagtttccTCAAAGTCATTCAGGTGGTTCAACATGTTGAATATGGTGAAGAAATTATGAAACTCACCAAAGGTACCACCCTACCCTCAAGTTTGCAAAAACTTAATCCGTTTTTGTACAACTACTCGGAATTGTCGCTGTCGTTTAATTTACTCCGAGTAGGAGGCCGCCTATTAAATGCGCCTCTCCCATATGATGCCAAGTTCCCACTGCTCTTAAGCAAGAACTCGCACTTCGTTACCACATACTTACGGTACCTACATTTTCGAAATCACCATGCTGGAGCAAAGGCATTGGTAGCGCTTTTCCGAGACCGCATTTGGCTGGTCAATGCTCGAGAAGCTTGTAGTCGTACCGTTCGAAACTGCACACACTGCTTTCATTATAAGCCGAAGCTGCAAACCCAAATAATGGGAAATTTGCCTGCCGATAGGCTTCGTGCACTACGACCCTTTCTAATATGTGGAGTAGATTTTTGTGGTCCCGTATATACTACATTGAAAATACGAGGTAGACCCCCAGTAAAAACATATATCGCAGTGTTCGTTTGTTTCACTTCAAAGGCAGTACATTTAGAACTAGTAACAGACTTGTcttctaattgttttattttcgccctAAAAAGGTTCATTGGACGCCGTGGAATGCCGCAGAAAATATACAGCGACAACGCCAACAACTTCGTCGGCGCCGATTGCAAGCTTCGCGAGCTGAGGGATGCTTTCGAGGCCCAACAAACGGAAGTACAGAAATACGCAACGGACGAAGGATTCACCTTCGCCTTTATACCACCCAGGGCACCGCACTTCGGCGGGTTATGGGAGGCGGCAGTGAAGTCTGCCAAATACCTTCTCGTGCGCGCAATCAGCAACGCGCTGCTCACCGCCGAAGAACTGCAGACGCTGCTCGTCGAGGTCGAGGCCGTACTCAACTCACGACCCCTGGTACCACTGAGTCAGGACCCGAACGATGGAGAGGCCCTAACACCAGCGCACCTACTAGTTGGGTGCCCCCTTCGAGCGCTGTCACCAGCCCAAGTATCGATGGACCAAATGCGTTGCTGCGACAAATGACAACTTGTCTGTTGTCTCAAGCAACAGTTTTGGCGACTGTGGTCCAGGAACTACCTGTTGGGTCTTCAACAGAGGAGCAAGTGGTTGCATCCGAAGCGCAACCTCGAGCTGAACGACCTCGTCTTGGTTCAGGAAGACAACACACCACCGCAGCAATGGGTGCTCGGCCGCATCGCCGCAATCGTAACAGGGCAAGACGGCAAGGTCCGCGTAGCACACGTGGCAACCAAAGCGGGTGTAATTAAAAGCCCCGTTCACAAGCTCGCCGTACTGCCATCAGACGTTGAAGGACCATGAGCCTTTCAAGGTGGCCGGTGTTACGCCAAATGGCCtatagttttaattattaatttaagtaattatccgaaatgaattttatagttttaattattaatttaagtaattATCCGAAatgaattgttataaaattgttcaaagtaTATTCTGCCATAATAacactatgtatatatgtataagtacatagattacataacataacattaattATATAAGGTCCGTTAGTTAAGTTTAGGCTAAGAAAACCTATATAAACATgaagtagaaaataaagaagtcaCTTGTGAATTTACAACGAACGCGCTCGCTGGTTATATTTCAGGCAATTGTTGTGTTCGCACATCCCTCCCAAAATAATTAATCTTAAAAAGGCTTAAGGATTTTTCAACGTTGTTTTTTCCCACGACATGAAATGTTTGTCATCCGCTCTGCTATCCCAAAGACACAAAAAACAACTGTATTTGGTATAGCCACCCTGCAGACCAGTCAGTAGAGCGACAGCTTTCAAGTCACAGCATATTTTCCAGTTATACGAACTGTAGTCAATTAATTAAAGTAGTTCTTTCATTGTCTCATAAGTTTTTTTGACATTCGTAGCAATGAGCAAAGGGGATCAATGGTTTCTTGTTACCTTTGTGCAGTAAGACAGCCTTAACGCCACTCGTTTGGATAATGAGTTTCTCCAAGTGCcgcaaacaacttattaacattATTGCAGTAGCAAAAATGTTCTGTTTTTGAGAAATactgttcaaaatttttattttagtttcggTAATACGTTACGTTAGTACCTGATTCCAAATAACCGCGTTCCTGTAGACGCGAAGCTAGAAGTTCTGATATTTCTTTCGATAAGTTGAGATCAGtacagatatatgtatatgtatgtcggaacgttgttttcactcattattcctttttttggcaaatttcacattttattcGAGTAAGTTCTGCTCTAGTGCAAAGCGCAATCTCAACTGCCCGACCACCTGGCGGACTTAGagaaaattgtctttcagaaaacttttcttatgtcgatataaaaaattagtttgttccagaaaaaagttaataaactttgataatttagtaaaaaacgtcaaaaatgcctttttttaactttcaacagctgttttgcgaaaactacgacttccgtTGACACGAATgatatattgccatgtaggttatatgtgtgcctttcgaaatttatgcacttcaaagaaatagcgcgcactgttttcgatattgcaggtaataactgcactattgcccaaaaaacaggttttttgggaaaatctcggaaaccgttccttaaaaaaaaaaaattcatttttggtttcagcgacctcaaattagtttaa
The Anastrepha ludens isolate Willacy chromosome X, idAnaLude1.1, whole genome shotgun sequence DNA segment above includes these coding regions:
- the LOC128870218 gene encoding uncharacterized protein LOC128870218; this encodes MPQKIYSDNANNFVGADCKLRELRDAFEAQQTEVQKYATDEGFTFAFIPPRAPHFGGLWEAAVKSAKYLLVRAISNALLTAEELQTLLVEVEAVLNSRPLVPLSQDPNDGEALTPAHLLVGCPLRALSPAQVSMDQMRCCDK